From Pan troglodytes isolate AG18354 chromosome 11, NHGRI_mPanTro3-v2.0_pri, whole genome shotgun sequence, the proteins below share one genomic window:
- the MLANA gene encoding melanoma antigen recognized by T-cells 1, whose product MPREDAHFIYGYPKKGHGHSYTTAEEAAGIGILTVILGVLLLIGCWYCRRRNGYRALMDKSLHVGTQCALTRRCPQEGFDHRDSKVSLQEKNCEPVVPNAPPAYEKLSAEQSPPPYSP is encoded by the exons ATGCCAAGAGAAGATGCTCACTTCATCTATGGTTACCCCAAGAAGGGGCACGGCCACTCTTACACCACGGCTGAAGA GGCCGCTGGGATCGGCATCCTGACAGTGATCCTGGGAGTCTTACTGCTCATCGGCTGTTGGTATTGTAGAAGACGAAATGGATACAGAGCCTTGATG GATAAAAGTCTTCATGTTGGCACTCAATGTGCCTTAACAAGAAGATGCCCACAAGAAGGGTTTGATCATCGGGACAGCAAAGTGTCTCTTCAAGAGAAAAACTGTGAACCTGTG GTTCCCAATGCTCCACCTGCTTATGAGAAACTCTCTGCAGAACAGTCACCACCACCTTATTCACCTTAA